In the genome of Triticum urartu cultivar G1812 chromosome 5, Tu2.1, whole genome shotgun sequence, one region contains:
- the LOC125506783 gene encoding uncharacterized protein LOC125506783, producing MVSAIFGPRSTNLKQNMLIKLKAVYTLVEQLYIGSQRALAVVALSNDVPHLLQDVLQRLAVLPQRIQELRRAQARAGAIAALSRAKAWLPELDPADIALGYPSLKEDGTPFDEKDFTTCVRDIRPVATQIGNDTDLTKCQPGYDKENRRIPMPHYDDKCLALP from the exons ATGGTCTCAGCGATCTTTG GCCCCAGGAGCACAAACCTCAAGCAGAATATGCTGATCAAATTGAAGGCGGTGTATACTCTAGTAGAGCAACTGTACATCGGGTCACAACGTGCCTTGGCCGTTGTAGCCTTATCAAATGATGTGCCCCACCTCTTGCAAGATGTGTTACAACGGCTTGCTGTACTTCCTCAGCGGATTCAAGAGTTGAGACGGGCCCAAGCAAGAGCCGGAGCAATAGCCGCTTTGAGTCGGGCCAAAGCCTGGTTACCAGAGCTAGACCCGGCCGACATCGCTCTTGGGTATCCAAGTTTAAAGGAGGATGGCACTCCATTTGATGAAAAGGATTTCACCACCTGCGTGAGGGATATACGCCCTGTGGCCACTCAAATTGGAAACGACACTGACCTCACCAAGTGTCAGCCGGGTTATGACAAGGAGAATCGGAGAATCCCCATGCCGCATTATGACGAT AAATGTCTTGCATTGCCCTGA